In Streptomyces rapamycinicus NRRL 5491, the genomic stretch GGCCCGGGTCGGCACCTCGCATATGGGGCAGTGCCGCGAACAGGGCGGTGTCGCTGGCACGACCGGCGAGGATGACGTCGCAGCCCTTCCGGAGGGCTTCCCGGAGGGGTTCTACGCCCATCATCGCGACGGTGTGACCGCGCTCGAACAACTCCCGGTCGATCTCCGGCGCGTTCGCCAGGGGCTGGATCCGGCCCGTGTCGTAGAGGTCCTTCAGCCGCTGGGCGGGCTGGTCGGAGTAGATCAGGCCGAGCTTGACGTGCAGGTCTTCTTCCGCGGCGATGGTCCGGCAGAGGGAAGCGACCTGGTCGACTCCTGCGTCACGGCCGGAGGTACCGCAGGAGCCGATGATCAGCGGCACGCCGAGCTCGTCACGGCCCCTCAGGAGCAGCCGCAGATCGCGGGTGACCGCCCGCGCGGACAGCTTCGGGGTGCCCGAGCCGAGGGCGGCGGGGCCGGAATCGGTCGAACCGGCGTCGCAGGCGATCACGTCAGGGCGGGCGGCGAGGCCGCGCGCGAGCGCGTCGGCGTCGAACCCGGCGCCGAGCGCGCCGGTGGGGGCCAGGATGCGGAGTTCCATCAGGGTGGTGCCTTTCATCGTGTCTGGAGGGAGAGACGCGTTTCGCCTCAGGCGGTGACGCGGTCAGGGGCGCGTCGAGCCAGGCGGGTGAAGACGAGGAAGGTGACACCGGCGGCGACGGCGGCGTTGAGGAACATGTAGCGCCAGCTGGTCAGGTCGACCGTGGTGCCGAGGATGGCCGGGCCCAGCGCCATGCCGGACGCGGAGGCGATGGTGTAGAGGGCGGTGTAGGTGCCCAGCACCTTCTGCGTCGGCGCGAGGTTCCACAGCGCGACCAGCGCGTTGACCGCGAACGACGCGTACCCGAGGGAGGAGAGCACCATCGCCGCGACCGTGCCCGGGGCGGTGGGGACGGTGAAGCCGACCAGGACTCCGGCGATGAACAGAACGACGCCGTAGCGCACCGCGCGCAGCTGCCCGAGCCGGTTCGAGGCGTAGGCGATCGGCAGCACGGACACCAGGAACGCGACCGCGCCGGGCAGCACGAGGCCACCGGCCTCACCGCGGGTCAGGCCGAGAACCTGCGTACCGTACGGGGTCATCAGCGAGCGCAGCGCGGTCCACATCCCGGCGAAGCAGAAGATGCCGATCATCAGCAGCGGCGTCGGGCTGGACGGGGAGCGGAGCGCGTCCTTCAGCACCGCCCACGGAGAGCCGAACTCCCGCGCCCCGTCCGCAGTCTCCCCGTCCGCCGTCTCCTCGCCGGGCAGGAGGACGTCGGTGTGGCGGCGGCCGAGGAAGGCCCAGGACAGCGCGAGCACGATCAGCATCAGCAACGGGGGGATCGCGAAGGCGAGACGAAGGGACCGGTCGACGACCAGGAGGCTGATCAGGGAGGAGACGACGATGGTCAGGCTGACACCGGCCTTGATGAAGCCCTGGGCCTTGCCGCGGGCGGACGGCGCGACATAGTCCGAGATCAGGGTCTCGGTGACGCCCTTGAAGGCGTTGGCGACCGCGGCGAAGCCGACCACGCACACCATCAGCGCGGGCAGGTTCGTCGCCCAGGGGATGAGGACGAACGGCACGGTGGCGAGCGCGGCGCCGACCAGGACGATCGGCCACCGGCCGGTGCTGCGGCGGGCGAGCTTGTCGGAGAGGAACCCGACGGACGGCTGGGTGAAGATGCCCCAGGAGTGGTCCAGGCCCATGATCAGCCCGATCACGCCCGCGGAGGAGAAGTAGTGCCGCAACTGCTCGGGCACCTGGGCGTCGTAGAAGTTCCAGACCGCTTCCTGCGCGAACACCGCGAGGGTCACCCAGAGCACCGCACCGCGGTTCATGCGCTCGCCCACTGCCGGGCGGGGCGATGTCGTGGCCGTGTTGGAGGCGGGCGGGGAATCGAGGGTCATGGGGTAGTGACTCCTGTGCCATATGCTATAGCAAGCGTGTTATGGGGAGAGCCCCTCGGCGCATCCCGCACGTCGCGTCGGGGGAGGCAGGCGGATCGGGGGTCAGTCGCCGGACAACTGGGCGAGGGCGGCGCGGTGATGCCGCACGGCAAGCTCCTCGGCGCGGTCCTCATCCCGTTCGAGGAGAGCGTCAAGCAGCTCGCGATGCTCGTGATAGCGGGCGCGGAACGCCTCGGCATGCTCGGGAGCGAGCCGCATCGTCAAGTCGAGCCGCTCCTCGTCGCTGAAGGCCCGGGCCTGATCCAGCAGGCCCTCCAGGACGGGGTTGCCCGCGCACGCCTCCACCTGACGGTGAAACAGGCGCAGCTCCTGGAAGACGGCAGCGAGCCCGTCGGCCACATCGGCTTCCACGCCCTGCCCGGCGACGGTCTTCTCGATCCCGGCGACGATCCGGTCGGCCTGGGCGAGCAGTGAGACCAGGCCGGTGAGCTGCTCCGCGGTGGCGTTGCGGGCGGCGAGGCGCGCCATGAGGGCGGACAGGCGGACCTCGGCCTCCACGATCTCGGAGCGGGCCGCCGAGGAGTGGTCGGCGATCCGCAGGGCGCGCGGCCCCGCCCTTTCGACGACCTTCTCGTGCACCAACTGCCGCAGGGCCTCACGGACCGGGGTCGGGCTGACGCCGAGGCGGGCGGCCAGATCCCGCTCGGTGATCTTCTCACCCGGCCGCAGGACACCCCCACGGATCGCGTCGCGAAGCCGACGGTATGCCTGGTCGGCCAACGACGTGGTCTCCACGGAACCCAGGGCGTCAGCGCTCATGTCGATGAGAGTACTTCTGCTATAGCAAACAGTCAATGTGTCCAAGCTCCTGCATGAGCCCGGGAAACGGGCTTACGGTGGAAGGGTCATCGCGCGGATGTCCGCCACAGGCCGATGAGCGGATCGAACGGATCGAAACAATGGCCGAAGCGACCAAGACAGCCCCTCGTACCAGCGCGTCCTCACGGGGACAGGCATCGGCTCCGGCCGCGAGGAGACGCACCCGCGGCCCCCGCGCCGCGGCCGAGGACGTGTGCGCGCGCCATTCGGTGACCGTCCAGCTCGACGGGCGGCGGGTGGAGTTGCCGTCGGAGGACCAGCTCTGCTTCCTCGCCGGGCTCGGCGTCCTCGCCGCCGTCGGGATCATCGAATGGCCGGTGGCGGCGGCCATAGCGATCGGGCACGGGCTGGCCCACAGCCAGCACGGCAAGGCGCTGCGCGAGTTCGGAGAGGCTCTGGAAGAGGCATGACACAGCAGACGCCGGACACGCCGGAAACACCGGACACGCCGGACTACCCCGCGATGATCGTTCCGGTCGGGCACGTGGAGCCCGTGCCGCGCCGCATCCGTGGCTTCGTGGCCGGACGTCCCGTCTTCGACACCGTGCGGGCGCGCTATGTGTGGCTCTGGCCGGGCTATCCGCAGTACTGCGTGCCCCGCGACGACATCGCCGAGGGGGTGCTGGTCGACGAGGGCCGGAGCATGGCGCTCAAGGTCGGCGGGGCGCACCGCCGGACCCTCCAGCTGGGCTCGCTCACCCGCCCGGGCGCGGCCTGGGAGTGGGGCGGGGACGCGCCATCCGGCATCGTGGGCCATGTCAGCTTCCGGTGGGAGGCCATCGACGCCTGGTTCGAGGAGGACGAGCAGGTCTTCGTCCACCCCAGGAGCCCGTACACCCGCGTCGACGCGCTCCGGTCGGGCCGCGCCGTGCGCGTCGAGCTGGACGGCGCCGTGATCGCCGACGCCCCGGGCTCGGTGATGGTGCTGGAGACGGGGCTCCCGACGCGCTACTACCTGGACCGGGTGTATCTGGACTGGACGCGCATGGAGCCCACCGAGACCGTCACCAGCTGTCCGTACAAGGGCATGACGAGCGGATACTGGTCGGTCCGGACCGGCACCGCCACCCATCCGGACCTCGCCTGGACCTATGACTTCCCGACCCGTCAGGTGTCCCCCATCGCGGGGCTCGTCGCCTTCTACAACGAGAAGGTCGACCTCTACCTGGACGGCCGGCCGCTTCCCCGGCCCGCCCCGGTCTCCAGGGCGGGCTGGGAGAAGGAGCACCGGCAGGCGTAGAACTCCTCCTCGCCCGGAAGGGCCCTGGGCCTCGGCCCGGGGCCCAGGCGTGTGTCCCACGGCTAGGATTGACGACCCGTCAGTTCCGGTCACGGAACGCGCACGCCCCAGGCCCACGAGAGGAGAACCGCCCATGAAAGCGCACCGCGCCACCAGGTGGCTCCCGCTGCCCACCGCACTCCTGCTCGCCCTGCTCCCCACCAGCGCCTCCGCCTACCCCAACCCCGGCCGGGTGACGGGCGACACCGTCGTCCACGACCCGTCGATGGTCCGCGCCGCCGACGGCACCTATCTGCTCTACTCCACCCACGGCGGTCTGGAGGCCCGCACCTCCACCGACCGGATCGCCTTCAGCCGCTCGGGCAGCGCCTTCACCACCCCGCCCTCCTGGTGGCGGACGTACTCGGCCGACAACGACCCCTGGGCGCCGGACATCTCGTACCAGGCTGGCGGCTATCTGATGTACTACGCCGTCTCGTCCTTCGGCGCCAGCAATTCCGCCATCGGCCTCGCCACCTCCCCCAGCGGCCGGGCCGGGACCTGGACCGACCGCGGCATCGTGCACTCCACCACCGTCTCCAGCGACTACAACGCCATCGACCCCAGCCTCTTCGTCGACAGCGACGGAAAGTGGTGGCTGTCGTTCGGCTCGTGGTGGTCGGGGCTGAAGATGATCCGTCTGGACCCCGCCACCGGCAAGCAGTACACGGGCGACCGGACGGTCTACGCCATCGCCTCCCGGCCCACCGGCACCAAGGCGATCGAGGGCCCGTCGGTCGTCAAGCGCAACGGCTACTACTACCTGTTCGCGTCGTACGACACCTGCTGCGCGGGCACCAGCTCCACGTACAAGATCAAGGTCGGCCGCGCCACCAGCCCCACCGGTCCGTACTACGACAAGAGCGGGGTGAACATGATGAACAACGGCGGCACCCCGGTCCTCGAGTCCCACGGCCGCTACATCGGCCCCGGCGGGCAGTCGGTGCTGAGCGACGTCGACGGTGATCTGCTCGTCTACCACTACTACGACGGCCAGGACAACGGCACCCCGAAGCTGGGCGTCAACCTGCTGAGCTGGTCCGGCGGCTGGCCGACCGCGTACTGACCGCCGCGGGCCACACCGCTCGTGCCGCACGGTGCCGTGCGCACCGCCGGGACCGAGTCCCGAGCACATGGCGGCCACCATGTGCTCGGGACGCGTCATTTGACGCCGATGTGCGCTCCGGGGCCGAGCGGCAGGTCCAGGCCGTAGAAGATGCCGAGGATCGCCAGCCACACCAGCAGGAACGGCACCACGAAGATGGCCAGCCGGGAGATGAGGGTCCCGAGACGGGCCTCCGGTTCGTATTCGCGGACCATCGCCAGGACCAGGAGGAGATACGGGTTCATCGGGGTGATGGCGCCGGTCGCCGAGTCGCCGATGCGGAAGGCCGCCTGGCTGAGCGCCGGGCTCATGTCCATGAGCATGAACGCCGGGATGAAGACGGGGCCGACCAGGGACCACAGGGCGGATCCGGAGAGGATCACCAGATTGAGGCAGGAGGCCAGCAGGACGAACGCGATGATCGCCCAGAAGCCGGTCACGCCGATGGAGTTGAACAGCGCGGCCGCCTTCACCGCCAGCAGCACCCCGAGGTTGGACCAGGTGAAGACCGCGATGACCTGGGCGGCGAAGAACATCATCACGATGTAGCCGGACATGTTCTTCACCGAGTCGGTCATGGCGGTGACCACGTCCTCGGTGCCGGTGAGCCGCTTGACCGTGAAACCGTAGGTGAGCCCGGCGAGCAGGAAGGCGCCGAAGAGCACCGGTACGACACCGTTCAGCACCGGCGAGGGCACGAAGGCGCCGCCCTCCCCGCGCAGCGGGGCGCCCGGCGGCAGCCACAGCGCGAGGACCGCCGCCAGATACACACCGACGACCGCGCAGGTGACCGCGAGCCCCTTGCGCTGTACCGGGGTGAGCGCCAGGTCCTCCCCCGTGGCCTCGCCGTCGGCCGCCTGGTAGGTGCCCAGGCGTGGTTCGAGGACGCGGCTGATGAGGAATCCACCGAGCAGCCCCAGGACGACACTGCTGGCGGCGGTGAAGAAGTAGTTGATGAGCACATGGATATGGAGGCCCTCGGCGGCCGGGAGCACCGAGGCCGCCTGCTGGGTGATGCCCACGTACAGGGCGTCCAACGAGCCGATGGTGAACCCGGCGGCGTAGCCCGCGGTGACACAGGCGAAGCCACCGATGAGACCCGCGACGGGATGGCGTCCGGCGCTCTTGAACACCAGGCCCGCCAGGGGTGGCAGCACGATGGCGCCGACGTCGCTCATCATGTGCGCCTGGCTGGCGATGATCGCCACCGCGTACGGCAGCACGGCGCGCGGCACCCGGGCCAGCGTGGCCCGCATCGCGGTCTCCAGCAGACCGGTCTTCTCCGCGAGCCCGACCACCATCATCAGCACCAGCACGGCGCCGATCGGCGGGAAGGTGGCGAAGTTGGGGATCAGGTTCTCCAGCAGCCAGCGCAGCCCCTCACCGCTGAGCAGCCCGCCGATGGGCTTGGTGTCATCGGTGCCGGGGACGGTGACGGAGACACCGGCGAGGGCGAGGACGGTGGAGACGACCGCCAGCAGCGCGAAGAGCCCGGCGAACAGGACGATGGGATTGGGCAGGGCGTTGCCGGCGCGTTCGATGAAGGAGAGGACACGGTCGAGTCGGCCACGCCGCTCCTTGTCCGGCGAGGTGCCCCCGGGGGCGGGGAGCCCGGTCACCGCGGGCATCAGGGCCGCCCTCCGGCTGGCGTGGCCGAAGGCAGGAGGCCCTTGGTGTCCTTGCGGACGTGTCCGTCCTGCACGACGCACACCACGTTGGCGGGGTCGCCGAGCACACCGATGTCCGCGAGCGGATCGCCCTCGCAGACGACGAGGTCGGCGACGCGGCCGGGGGCCAGCGTGCCGAGCCGGTCGGCGACGCCGAGGAGTTCGGCGGCGGTCCGGGTGCCGGCCACGATGGCGTCCATGGGGTCCATGCCCAGGTCCACGAGGTAGGAGAGCTCCATCAGGTTCTGTCCGTGCGGACAGACGGCGGCGTCGGTGCCGAGCGCGATCCTGGCGCCCTGTTCGATGGCGCGGGAGATGTTCTCCTTGGTGATGCCGGACCAGCGCACCTTCTTCTCGTAGTGATAGTGCTCCATCGTGGCCTTGTTGATGCCCGCGTAGACGGTGGAGAGGGTCGGGACGACGAAGACGCCGCGCTCCCCCGCCATCTCCAGGGCCCGGTCGTCCAGTCCGTAGCCGTGCTCGATGCTGGTCACCCCGCCGCGGATGGCGTTGAGGATGCCCGCGTTGCCCTGGGCGTGGGCGGCCACCGGCTTGCCGCCGTGGCGCCGGCACTCGTCGACCACGGCGCGGATCTCCTCCTCCAGGAGCCCCTCGTCGTCCGGCTGGTCGTAGGGGCTGCCCATGCCACCGGTGGCGCAGATCTTGACCAGGTCGGCCCCCGCGCGCAGCACCTTGCGCACGGCCAGCCGCGCCTCGTCCTCGGTGTCGGCGAGCTCGGACATCTCACCGCCGCTGAGGTCGGTGCCGTCGGGCAGGCGCACATCGGCGTGGCCACCGGTGTGGCTGATGATCCGTACGGCGGTGTGCAGCCGGGGGCCCTCGATCCGCCCGGTCTCGACGGCGGTGCGGTATCCGGTGGACAGGCCGCCCAGGTCCCGGGCGGTGGTGATGCCCGCGTCGAGGGTCTGCCGCATGCGGGTGGCGGTGTCGAAGGTGACCAGGACCGGGTCGAGTTCACCGCGGCGGCCGGGCGGTGTGGCATGGCCGTAGGCGAGGTGGGTGTGACAGTCGAAGAAACCCGGCAGCACGGTGCGGCCGCCCGCGTCGATGACACGGCCGGTGAAGGCGGTGCCGGAGGCCGGGGGCGCGGTGGCCGCCGGGCCCGCATAGGTGATGGTTCCTTCGGCGTCGGCGATGACCACGGCGTCCGCGATCGGGGCCGCCCCGGTACCGTCGACCAACGTGGCGTTCTCCACGCGCAGAGCGGTCCTGGTGGTCTCGGACGTGGTGGGTTCCGTCATGAGCTCGATCTCACTCCTCGTTGAGAGAACTGGTGGGGAGGAGTGTCGGTCCATCGTGTGTTTCGGGTGTTATCATGCAGCATTCCATCGAGATTCACATGCGATACGCAGAAAAGCGCCGCCCATGCACACGCAGGATTTCGCCGCGCATGACCTGGACGAGCTGGATCGCGGCCTCATACACGCATTGCAGATCCACCCCAGGGCCCCATGGACTCTCGTCGGTGATGTTCTCGGGGTGAACCCGGTGACGGCCGCGCGACGCTGGCACCGGCTCCAGGAGGCCGGGCTGGCTTGGGTGACCGCCTACCCCCGGCTGTCGGACTCCCGGATCGTGGTGACCGGCATCGTCGAGGTGGACGCCGAGCCCGGGGTCGGGGAGGACGTGGCCGAGGCCCTGGCGGCCGACCCCTCGGTGGCGAACGTCAAGGTCACGGCGGGAAGCCGGGATCTGGTGATCGCGCTGCAGGCTTCCGACCTGGGTGAGCTCTCCCAGCTCAGCACCCTCCTCTTCCGGGGCGCGCCGGGGGTGCGGGCGACACGTACCCATGTGACGACGGCCCTGCCCTTCGAGGGCAGCCGGTGGCGACTGCGCGCCCTGGACGCCACGCAGTGTGCTCGGCTCCAGGAGGCGCTCCCGCCGACCGAGCCGCTCCCGTCGGGGACGACCGGCTGGGAGCCCCTGGATGTCCGGCTTCTGGAACTGTTGAGCATCGACGGCCGCATGGCGATCAGCGAGCTGGCGGAGCACGCCGACGCGCCACTGACCACGGTCCGGCGAAGGCTGCGGACGCTGCTCTGTTCACGGGTGTCACTCCGCTGCGACCTCGCCCGGCCGCTGTCCGGGTGGCCGCTGTCCGCGGTGTACTTCGCGTCCGTACCGGCCGAGCGTCTGGAGGAGACCAGCCGGGCGCTGGCCGGGGTGCGGGAGGTGCGGTCGTGTGCGATCACGGCCGGTCCGCACAACCTGGTGATCGACGTCTGGCTGCGCGCGTCCGGCGATGTGCACGCCTTCGAGGCACATCTGTCGAGGCGGCTGCCGCGGCTGACCATCGAGGACCGCTCGGTGGTGCTGCGCACCGTCAAGCACATGGGCCGGCTGCTGGACCGCGACGGCCACAGCGTGGGCATCGTCCCGCTGCGCCCCTTCGCCGCCCCCGCTGCCGGGAGTGCCACCGCCACCTGAGGCGCGGGCGCACGGTCCGGTATCGCGGTCACCTCGTCCGAAATGGCCGAACGGGCGGACCGGACGTGAAGGCGCTGTCCGGTGTTCGTGTGGGTGCCATCTGCCGGTACCCGCCGCCGGACACGCTGGGGCGCCATGGCACCTGTGCGCGCGATAGTCCAAGCCGTTCCGCTGGTGGCTACGGCCATCGTCATGCTCGACGCGGCCACCGACTTCTTCCCGGACGCCCCGCTGGTCGGCGTCATCACACCGGTGCGCCTCGCCGTGCTGGCGGGGCTGGCCGCGACGGTGGTGACGGCCCCGAGACTCGCCACGTTCCGCACCCGGCTCGACCTCGCCATCGCGCTGCTCCTGCTCAGTGCCATCGCCACCACCTACGTCGGCGGACACCCCGACGCGCCGCTGCGCGCCCTGATGACCGCTCTCGCCACCTTCTATCTGCTGGTCGGGGTGCGGCGGTCGCAGCCCGAATCGTGGCGGGCGGTGGCGCTGCTCGCGCTGGTCGGCGTGGCGGCCGCGGCCACTTCGGCGTTCACCCAGGTGACCAATGAGGTGCCGACCGGCTTCTGCCGCACCGGTCTCTTCACCGACGTCGACTGCGACAGCGGCGGGGCCGGTGCGATGATCCGCGCCACGGGCACCTTCGCCAACCCCAACCTGCTCGCCGCGTTCCTGGTGCTGCTCACCCCGATCGCCCTGCTGACGGCGGTGACGGTGGCCGAGCGCACGGCCCGGGCCGCCGTCGTGGCCGTGGGCCTCCTCGCGTACGGCGCGGTGCTGACCACCTTCTCGCGGGCGGGCTGCGTCGCGGCCGCGGCGGGTCTGCTGGTGCTCGGTGGCGCGTACTGGCTCGCCCCCCGCCTCGGCCGGTGGGGGGTGCGGACGCTGACGACCATGGGGCTGGCCGGGCTGGCGGCGGTGACGGTGGCGCTGTGGGTGGTGTCGAGGGCCGGTGACGCGCTCGGGGTCCGGGGGCAGGCGTGGAAGGCGGCCGTGGACCTGGCCGCGGACCATCCGCTCGGGGTCGGTCTCGGGCGGGCGGGCGACGCCGTCTCCGCCGCCGTACCCGGCGGCAGGACGTTCGTCCACGCGCACAACATGTGGCTGAACTGGCTGGCCGAAGCGGGTGTGGCCGGTCTGCTCGGCATCCTGCTGGTGACCGTGATCGCCGTCGCCTCGGCGGTCCGCGCCGCCCGGGAGAAGTCCGTGGCCGGTGTCGTCGGGCTCGCCGCCCTGACGGGGTTCTTCCTCGCGGCCACGGTGGACCACCCGGCCAATCCGGACCGGATCGCCATGCTCTTCTGGCTGGTCCTCGGCCTCGTCATGGCCGAGGTCCCGGGCGGGTGGCGGGAGTCCGGGCCGCCCGCGCGGGCCACCGGCCGGTCGGGCCGCCGGGCGCGGCGGAACTAGCGGGTCCCGTCCCGCGAGCCCTCAGCCACCGGGCGTCCCACGTTCCGAAATTCGCTCGCCACCTCCGCCTCCGCCCCGAACCATGGCCCCATGGTTGACACATCCTTGTACGCGGCGTTCCTCCTCGCCGCTTTCGTCCTCTGCGTCGTCCCCGGCCCGGACATGATGTTCATCGTGGCGATGGGCGGCCGGGGCGGCCCCGCCACGGGGGTCATGGCCGCGTTCGGGGTGGCGTGCGCGATGTTCGTGCACGCGGTGGCCGCGACGATGGGGCTGTCGGCCCTGTTCGCGGCGCTGCCGACGCTCTACCACGTACTGCGCTGGGCGGGGGTGTCGTATCTGCTGTACCTGGCCGTCAAGGCGTTCCGTGACCGCTCGCTGCCGGGCGAGGAGAGCGGACACGTCGGCCCGGGGCACCGGCGCGCGTTCTGGCAGGGCGCTCTCATCAACCTGCTCAACCCCAAGGTGATCCTCTTCAACATCGCCTTTCTGCCGCAGTTCGTGAACCCCGGACTCGGCCATGTGCCGGGCCAGTTCATGATCCTGGGGATCACCTTCGTGGTCATGGGCTTCTGCGTGGACGGGTCCATCGGCTTGCTCTCGGGGAAGCTCGGCGGGCTGCTGAGCCGCAGCCGCCGGGTGGCGCGGGGGCTCAACGTCTTCAGCGGGACGGTGTTCACCGGGCTGGCCGTACGGCTCGCCGCCGCACCGAAGTAGGCGGCCCGTCGGACGCCGTGGCCGCCCGGGGTCCGGACAGCGGACCGTCCTCCTGGCCCCGCCCGCTCGGTGGCGACGAGAGTGGGCGGGCGGTTCATGTCAACCGGAAGGCGGGGCACAGCGATGGCGGACACGGTGCGGCGGGGCTATGCGCCCAGCCCCTTCGGGCAGTTGCACTATGCGGAGTGCGGGTCCGGCGAGGCGGTGCTGCTGCTGCATCAGACGCCACGTTCCTGGACCGAGTACGCCGATGTGCTGCCCCTGGTGGGGCGGGCGCACCGGGCGATCGCCATGGACACCGTGGGGTTCGGCGCCTCGGCCAAGCCCGAGGGGCCGCATTCGATCGAGCGGTTCGCCGATGGGGTGGATGCGCTGGCCGACGCGCTCGGGCTGGCCGCGTTCCATTTGGTGGGCCATCACACGGGCGGTGTGGTGGCCGTGGAGGTGGCCGCCCGGCTGGGCGACCGCGTCAGCAGTCTGCTGCTCTCGGCCACGGCGTTCGTGGACGAGGCCAAGCGCGCGGCGGCTCCCGCGCGCCCGCCGGTCGACCATGTCGACCCCGAGCCGGACGGCTCACACCTGGTGGAGGTGTGGAACCGGCGCCGCGCCTTCTACCGGGCGGGCGAGGAGGCCGCGCTGCACCGCTATGTGATCGACGCCCTGACCGTACTGGACCGGGTGGAGGAGGGGCACGAGGCGGTGTACCGGTACCGGATGGAGGAGCGGCTGGCGCGCATCACCGCCCCGGTACTGGCCGTGT encodes the following:
- a CDS encoding alpha/beta fold hydrolase is translated as MADTVRRGYAPSPFGQLHYAECGSGEAVLLLHQTPRSWTEYADVLPLVGRAHRAIAMDTVGFGASAKPEGPHSIERFADGVDALADALGLAAFHLVGHHTGGVVAVEVAARLGDRVSSLLLSATAFVDEAKRAAAPARPPVDHVDPEPDGSHLVEVWNRRRAFYRAGEEAALHRYVIDALTVLDRVEEGHEAVYRYRMEERLARITAPVLAVCAPEDHYSLPALERFAAALGCETAVLSGGHVPAPEQLPGEFAGVVTAWVDRHRR